The following are encoded together in the Fimbriiglobus ruber genome:
- a CDS encoding protein kinase domain-containing protein, with translation MNPTPTENVAVEDDAAERARRADAIKEAWHAGQKADARAALDANPDLLDDRAIAIDLAYEEFCTREEAGEEIEPGAFCARFPYRSSIRRLISVHRFLDDHPDALDGAAVPASWPAVGELVGDFQVGRELGRGGFSRVYLGLETTAGRRPVALKVSGPRASLDAETLGPLSHPHLISVLSAPRVGDRQLFAMPFVGTATLEDVLECAWPGVGADPPRTAEPVLAGAVRGRRATDPPFTSCPPYPVDAGMSYEQGIAAVASGLANVMAFLHDRDVAHRDLKPSNVLLGPTGHPYLLDFNLSTGPSAASRVGGTLPYMAPEHLTAVASPGADGPTDWRPADVYSFGIILFELLTGRHPFGAYEIGSGVRKEELAKILLAAQTTGFPAPRKYNPHISEGIESLIARCLSAAPADRPTAPEIFARLAPNPPAQRPTGLRWRTLTSFVLATLCGFSLSPWDPRAPAPNPSPFIPPGDEPPPDPLNRGLALYRQGEVALAAAEFRRVAKQTNDGKAYAYAAYCFAVKKNWMEAEFEATQAIEAGYRTPVVYADRAYIRLRLGQFEKVRADCDDALHLDKNMRAARLTRATVNLRLVAGKIGKKVKDETVADIRQVLIGSPIDAETWFTAAQIFMLAPAAAGNLKDEAADAVSKAIAAGKKTSVIGREPILAGLKGHPLFDHALTQEPGLPIDAPELQLPCPIP, from the coding sequence ATGAACCCGACCCCCACCGAGAACGTCGCAGTCGAAGATGACGCCGCCGAGCGGGCGCGCCGGGCGGACGCGATCAAGGAGGCCTGGCACGCGGGCCAGAAGGCGGACGCGCGGGCCGCCCTGGACGCGAACCCGGACCTGCTCGACGACCGGGCCATCGCCATCGACCTGGCCTACGAAGAGTTCTGCACCCGCGAGGAAGCCGGGGAGGAGATCGAGCCGGGGGCGTTCTGCGCCCGCTTCCCGTACCGCTCGTCGATCCGCCGGCTCATCTCCGTCCACCGGTTCCTCGACGACCACCCGGACGCCCTCGACGGGGCCGCGGTGCCCGCGTCGTGGCCCGCCGTGGGCGAGCTGGTCGGCGACTTCCAGGTCGGCCGGGAACTCGGCCGCGGGGGGTTCTCGCGCGTCTACCTGGGGCTGGAAACCACGGCCGGCCGGCGGCCCGTGGCCCTCAAAGTCTCCGGGCCGCGGGCGAGCCTCGACGCCGAGACGCTCGGCCCCCTGTCCCACCCGCACCTGATCTCGGTACTCTCCGCCCCCCGGGTCGGGGACCGCCAATTGTTCGCGATGCCGTTCGTCGGGACCGCCACCCTCGAAGACGTCCTCGAGTGCGCGTGGCCCGGTGTCGGCGCCGATCCGCCGCGGACGGCGGAACCCGTCCTCGCCGGGGCCGTCCGCGGCCGGCGGGCAACCGACCCGCCGTTCACGTCCTGCCCGCCTTACCCGGTCGACGCCGGGATGAGTTACGAACAGGGGATCGCCGCCGTGGCCTCGGGCCTGGCAAACGTGATGGCGTTCCTGCACGACCGGGACGTCGCCCACCGCGACCTCAAGCCCTCGAACGTCCTCCTCGGCCCCACCGGCCACCCGTACCTGCTCGATTTCAACTTGTCGACCGGGCCGTCCGCCGCGTCGCGGGTGGGCGGGACGCTGCCCTACATGGCTCCCGAACATTTGACGGCCGTCGCCAGCCCGGGGGCGGACGGCCCGACCGACTGGCGGCCGGCCGACGTGTATTCGTTCGGCATCATCCTGTTCGAGTTGTTGACCGGCCGGCACCCGTTCGGTGCCTACGAGATCGGGTCAGGCGTCCGCAAGGAGGAGCTGGCGAAAATCTTGTTGGCCGCCCAGACGACCGGCTTCCCGGCCCCCCGCAAGTATAACCCGCACATCTCGGAAGGCATCGAGTCCCTGATCGCCCGGTGCCTGTCCGCCGCGCCGGCCGACCGGCCGACCGCGCCGGAAATCTTCGCCCGCCTCGCCCCGAACCCGCCCGCGCAACGCCCGACCGGACTGCGGTGGCGGACGCTCACCTCGTTCGTGCTGGCGACGCTGTGCGGGTTCTCGCTCTCGCCCTGGGACCCGCGGGCGCCCGCCCCGAACCCGTCCCCGTTTATCCCTCCGGGGGACGAACCCCCGCCCGACCCGCTCAACCGCGGGTTGGCGCTTTACCGCCAGGGCGAGGTCGCACTGGCCGCCGCCGAATTCCGCAGGGTGGCCAAACAAACGAACGACGGCAAGGCGTACGCGTACGCCGCCTACTGCTTTGCGGTCAAAAAAAATTGGATGGAAGCCGAGTTCGAGGCCACCCAAGCCATCGAAGCGGGATACCGGACGCCGGTGGTCTACGCGGACCGGGCCTATATTCGACTTCGACTCGGCCAATTCGAGAAAGTCCGGGCCGACTGTGACGATGCCCTCCATCTCGACAAGAACATGCGGGCGGCCAGGCTGACCCGGGCGACCGTGAACCTCCGATTGGTGGCGGGCAAGATCGGGAAAAAGGTTAAGGACGAGACCGTAGCGGACATCAGACAGGTTTTGATCGGGTCGCCGATCGATGCCGAGACGTGGTTCACGGCCGCGCAAATTTTTATGCTGGCGCCTGCCGCGGCTGGCAATTTAAAAGATGAAGCCGCGGACGCCGTGTCCAAAGCCATTGCCGCGGGAAAGAAGACATCGGTGATCGGCCGCGAGCCGATTTTAGCAGGTCTGAAGGGCCACCCGCTCTTTGATCACGCCTTGACGCAAGAGCCTGGTCTGCCGATCGATGCGCCCGAACTCCAACTTCCGTGTCCGATCCCCTGA
- a CDS encoding hybrid sensor histidine kinase/response regulator, with translation MSSLTDLSIGEVSCRATVGTIWQLRRMNRPVDHLTRGLSLSLDDLSTPSASIRWDDFRQFFRNATAGLPRAEFVELSSSFCVEAAPALAATGAWSPARYFARAAGNRCRLLRQLFRCLDTSVARPSSAEVVIEVWPRPGFAAPGDTFWECLAVGFGALARSLGLPAADVAREPSDLGARFRVRLPHHPISFLLTWLAAQFGRESARVPSSTPAPGLEQSPPAEGGSTEHAGRGSEDRRQTVAEDIMDTTIVAFARDARLRAEGFSGAVRNDRAAGRPAAKVAILDRDCRWTHMNPALAAISGHPPDTHIGKKPNDLFTPDLAAVIEAGAKKVMETGEANCTHDSRGRAPTAPDSARHWQFTHFPIPDAAGQVGGIGVTVVTVPPPESAGQLPRAGSDETAEVADAVALTDGDGRLVSASPAFLRMWRYDREDEVRGRAYTEFWDRPDLAAETARAAFRDETWAGELTAVRRDGGRFEARVSHSLVRDPFGRPAGLTSSIRDATNRTPAGAMPPAEVSGAADGNWMWDFGTNQMWWSAGVYRLFVANPGPSPFPVEKFRYLVQPNEWESVQAQVAGVVAGSDRYEHLIQILRPDGQTRWIMVAGRPVRDADRRVIRLDGTVQDVTEQKKLEAQRLQSQKMEALGLLAGGVAHDFNNLLTVINGYAELLLASSPEENPDREAVTAIREAGDRAARLTQQILLFSRRAPLETKFLDLNNLLNVSVKLLRRLIEEDIVLSLHLDPTLARIQMDPGLLEQVIMNLVVNARDAMPTGGDLTIETRNATVDEKDTSPTSDVRPGKYVRLTVSDSGCGMSSEVKAKIFEPFFTTKEGVGTGLGLTVVFGAVKQSGGHMSFDSQVGVGTRVTLLFPVAPDVTPEPPSEQSRIASGGTETVLLVEDEDAVRRVASISLKSMGYSVLEAGGSMDAVRLVREYRGPISLLVTDVVMPEMGGRQLAELIRARHPGLPVLYLSGHTEDVVLRHGVLEEGETFLQKPFTPLALTRKIRATLDGVWDHQVSEYR, from the coding sequence ATGTCTAGTTTGACGGACTTATCGATCGGGGAAGTGTCTTGCCGCGCGACCGTGGGCACGATCTGGCAACTTCGTCGGATGAATCGACCGGTCGACCACCTGACCCGCGGGCTGTCCCTCTCCCTCGACGATTTGAGTACGCCGTCCGCGTCGATCCGGTGGGACGACTTCCGCCAATTTTTCCGCAACGCGACCGCCGGCCTTCCGCGGGCCGAATTCGTCGAACTGTCTTCGTCATTCTGCGTGGAGGCCGCCCCCGCTCTGGCGGCGACCGGGGCGTGGTCGCCCGCGCGCTACTTCGCGCGGGCCGCCGGGAACCGGTGTCGTCTCTTGCGGCAACTCTTCCGGTGCCTGGACACCTCGGTCGCCCGGCCGTCGTCCGCCGAAGTCGTGATCGAGGTGTGGCCGCGCCCCGGGTTCGCCGCCCCCGGCGACACCTTCTGGGAGTGCCTCGCCGTCGGGTTCGGGGCGCTGGCCCGGAGTTTGGGATTGCCCGCGGCCGACGTCGCGCGCGAGCCGTCCGACCTCGGCGCCCGGTTCCGGGTCCGGCTGCCTCATCACCCGATCAGTTTCCTGCTGACGTGGCTCGCGGCGCAGTTCGGTCGCGAGTCCGCGCGAGTCCCGTCGAGTACACCCGCCCCCGGTCTCGAACAGAGCCCCCCCGCGGAGGGCGGGTCCACCGAACACGCGGGCCGCGGGAGCGAGGACCGGCGCCAGACGGTCGCCGAAGACATCATGGACACGACGATCGTCGCCTTTGCCCGCGACGCCCGCTTGCGGGCCGAAGGGTTTTCGGGAGCCGTGCGGAACGACCGCGCCGCGGGCCGGCCCGCGGCCAAAGTCGCGATCCTCGACCGCGACTGCCGGTGGACGCACATGAACCCGGCCCTGGCGGCTATCAGCGGGCACCCGCCCGACACCCACATCGGGAAAAAACCGAACGACTTATTCACCCCCGATCTGGCCGCCGTGATCGAGGCGGGCGCGAAAAAAGTCATGGAGACCGGCGAGGCAAACTGCACGCACGATTCGCGCGGGCGAGCCCCGACTGCCCCAGACTCCGCTCGGCACTGGCAGTTCACCCACTTCCCGATCCCCGACGCGGCCGGGCAGGTGGGCGGGATCGGCGTTACGGTGGTCACGGTGCCCCCGCCGGAATCCGCCGGGCAGTTGCCTCGCGCCGGGAGTGACGAGACCGCCGAAGTGGCCGACGCCGTTGCCCTCACCGACGGCGACGGCCGGTTGGTCTCGGCGAGCCCGGCGTTTCTCCGGATGTGGCGGTACGACCGCGAGGACGAGGTCCGCGGGCGGGCGTACACGGAGTTTTGGGACCGGCCCGATCTGGCGGCCGAGACCGCCCGGGCCGCATTTCGGGACGAGACCTGGGCCGGCGAACTGACCGCCGTCCGGCGGGACGGCGGTCGGTTCGAGGCCCGGGTGTCGCATTCGCTGGTCCGGGACCCCTTCGGCCGCCCGGCCGGTCTAACGAGTTCGATCCGCGACGCGACGAACCGGACCCCGGCGGGCGCGATGCCGCCCGCGGAGGTCTCGGGGGCGGCCGACGGAAACTGGATGTGGGACTTCGGGACGAACCAAATGTGGTGGTCGGCGGGGGTCTACCGGCTGTTCGTCGCCAACCCCGGCCCCTCCCCGTTCCCCGTAGAAAAGTTCCGGTACCTGGTTCAGCCGAACGAATGGGAGTCGGTGCAGGCCCAGGTCGCCGGCGTGGTGGCCGGGAGCGACCGGTACGAGCACCTGATCCAGATCCTTCGGCCCGACGGACAAACCCGGTGGATTATGGTCGCGGGCCGACCCGTCCGCGACGCGGACCGCCGGGTGATCCGGTTGGACGGGACGGTCCAAGACGTCACGGAGCAAAAGAAACTGGAGGCCCAGCGCCTCCAGTCCCAGAAGATGGAGGCGCTGGGCCTCTTGGCGGGCGGGGTGGCCCACGACTTCAACAACCTGCTCACCGTCATCAACGGGTACGCGGAACTGCTCCTGGCCAGTTCACCCGAAGAGAACCCGGACCGCGAGGCGGTGACGGCGATCCGGGAGGCCGGGGACCGGGCCGCCCGCCTGACCCAGCAGATCCTTCTCTTCAGTCGCCGGGCGCCGCTGGAGACGAAGTTCCTCGATCTGAACAACCTGCTCAACGTGTCGGTCAAACTGCTCCGGCGCCTGATCGAGGAGGACATCGTTCTGTCCTTGCACCTCGACCCCACCCTGGCCCGGATTCAAATGGACCCGGGGTTGCTCGAACAGGTGATCATGAACCTGGTCGTCAACGCCCGCGACGCCATGCCGACGGGCGGCGACCTGACGATCGAAACCCGCAACGCCACGGTCGACGAGAAAGACACGTCTCCCACGTCCGACGTGCGGCCGGGCAAGTACGTCCGGCTCACGGTGTCGGACAGCGGCTGCGGGATGTCGAGCGAAGTGAAGGCCAAGATCTTCGAGCCGTTCTTCACGACCAAGGAGGGGGTCGGGACCGGGCTCGGCCTCACGGTCGTGTTCGGCGCGGTCAAACAGTCCGGCGGGCACATGAGTTTCGACAGCCAGGTCGGGGTCGGAACGCGGGTGACACTCCTGTTCCCCGTCGCCCCGGACGTCACGCCCGAGCCGCCGTCCGAGCAGTCGCGGATCGCGTCCGGGGGGACCGAAACGGTACTCCTGGTCGAAGACGAGGACGCGGTGCGGCGGGTCGCGTCGATTTCCCTGAAATCGATGGGGTATTCGGTCCTGGAAGCGGGCGGTAGTATGGACGCGGTGCGGCTCGTCCGCGAATACCGCGGCCCGATTTCCTTACTGGTGACGGACGTGGTGATGCCGGAAATGGGCGGCCGTCAACTGGCCGAATTAATCCGCGCACGGCACCCCGGTCTGCCGGTCTTATATCTGAGCGGACACACGGAGGACGTCGTACTCCGGCACGGGGTTCTGGAAGAGGGCGAAACCTTCCTCCAAAAACCGTTTACACCGCTCGCACTCACCAGAAAAATTCGGGCGACACTCGACGGAGTCTGGGACCATCAAGTCTCGGAGTACCGCTGA
- a CDS encoding PQQ-binding-like beta-propeller repeat protein — protein MRFRFLMLAAALLITSTAVAADWPGFGGPNRDGICTEKGLLKQWPKDGPPLLWTAKNLGTGWGTPSIAVGTIFGIGTRDGKDGVWALKEADGSELWFTPFANPAKLLQQTNGPASTPTYHDGKVYAVSTNGTLSCLDAAAGKPVWKKSYVTDFGGKVPAWGYTDSVLVDGDKVICTPGGTKGAIAALKAATGDVVWKTEVNPVGNGNGYSSPLKATILGVPMYVAVLGQSSGLVGVHADTGKLLWQYKKTPAAGGVAQIPIPIVHGDHVWVSTSYGGGAALLQIVQAGKDEFEVKEIKAYKKPELNNHHGGMVLVGDHIYFGHNQNGGDPVCVDFKTGEIAWGPEKPPAGGQKSAAVLYADGRLYFRYENGVMVLIDPSPKELKVVSSFKLPPPDIKSYPQSWPHPVIANGKLYIRDQNVMYCYDVRLPGA, from the coding sequence ATGAGGTTTCGTTTTCTAATGCTCGCCGCCGCACTCCTGATCACCAGTACCGCCGTCGCGGCCGACTGGCCGGGGTTCGGCGGCCCCAACCGCGACGGCATCTGTACCGAAAAGGGCTTACTCAAGCAGTGGCCGAAGGACGGACCGCCCCTCCTATGGACGGCGAAGAATCTCGGCACCGGTTGGGGCACCCCCTCGATCGCGGTCGGCACGATCTTCGGGATCGGGACGCGCGACGGGAAAGACGGGGTCTGGGCGCTGAAAGAGGCCGACGGCAGCGAACTCTGGTTCACTCCGTTCGCCAACCCGGCCAAGTTGCTCCAGCAGACGAACGGTCCCGCCAGTACGCCCACGTACCACGACGGGAAGGTGTACGCCGTCAGCACGAACGGGACGCTGTCTTGCCTGGACGCGGCCGCGGGTAAGCCGGTGTGGAAGAAGAGTTACGTGACCGACTTCGGCGGCAAGGTGCCCGCCTGGGGGTACACGGACTCCGTCCTGGTGGACGGCGACAAGGTCATCTGTACCCCGGGCGGGACCAAAGGCGCGATCGCCGCGCTCAAAGCCGCGACCGGAGACGTGGTGTGGAAAACGGAGGTGAACCCGGTCGGTAACGGAAACGGTTACTCGTCCCCACTCAAGGCCACGATCCTCGGCGTGCCCATGTACGTTGCCGTACTCGGACAGTCGTCCGGGCTGGTTGGTGTCCACGCGGACACTGGTAAGCTCCTGTGGCAGTACAAGAAAACCCCCGCCGCGGGCGGCGTCGCCCAGATCCCGATCCCGATCGTACACGGGGACCACGTTTGGGTGTCGACCAGCTACGGCGGCGGCGCGGCTTTGCTTCAGATCGTCCAGGCGGGCAAGGACGAATTCGAGGTGAAGGAAATCAAGGCGTACAAGAAGCCGGAACTGAACAACCACCACGGGGGGATGGTCCTGGTCGGCGACCACATCTATTTCGGGCACAACCAGAACGGCGGGGACCCGGTCTGCGTCGACTTCAAGACCGGGGAGATCGCGTGGGGGCCGGAGAAGCCGCCGGCCGGCGGCCAGAAGTCCGCCGCCGTGCTGTACGCGGACGGCCGACTCTACTTCCGGTACGAGAACGGCGTCATGGTCCTCATCGACCCGTCGCCGAAGGAACTGAAGGTGGTGTCGTCGTTCAAGCTCCCGCCGCCGGACATCAAGTCGTACCCGCAGAGCTGGCCGCACCCGGTCATCGCCAACGGCAAGCTCTACATCCGCGACCAGAACGTGATGTATTGCTATGACGTGAGGTTGCCGGGGGCGTGA
- a CDS encoding sulfatase, protein MLRTFLALATVCLLSALVTAADTRPNVVVVLSDDLGPGDLSAYGGPTATPHIDRMAKEGTRFTRYYAPAPICSPSRCGMITGQFPGRWRITSYLQTRAGNKACGQADFLDPAAPSLPRALKAAGYKTAHVGKWHLGGGRDVVDAPKFAAYGYDIGLGTYESPEPHPDLTTQDWIWSAADKVKRWDRSGWMVDRTLDFLKADATAPCFVNLWLDDPHTPWVPTDDDQQPGKGGRTVGKGDTPKRLAGVLTEMDRQVGRLLDGVRARKTNRPTVVLFLSDNGPLPTFDRKRTTGLRGSKLSLYEGGIRLPFIAWCPGLVPAGTTNDTTVLAGVDLFPTLCRLCGAKLPDGYEPDGEDLSPALLGKPAARTKPLFWEYGRNDSAFAYPGKKTERSPNVAVRDGNWKLLVNANGTGAELYDVAADPNEATDRSAAEPVVAKRLTDTALKWRKALP, encoded by the coding sequence ATGCTCCGCACCTTCCTCGCCCTCGCCACCGTATGCCTTCTGTCGGCGCTTGTTACAGCCGCCGACACGCGGCCGAACGTCGTGGTGGTGCTGTCCGATGACCTGGGACCGGGCGACCTGTCCGCGTATGGTGGCCCGACCGCCACTCCGCACATCGACCGGATGGCGAAGGAGGGAACGCGGTTCACCCGGTATTACGCGCCGGCCCCGATCTGTTCGCCGTCCCGGTGCGGGATGATCACCGGCCAGTTCCCCGGCCGGTGGCGGATCACGAGCTACCTCCAGACGCGGGCCGGCAACAAGGCGTGCGGCCAGGCCGACTTCCTCGACCCGGCCGCGCCGTCCCTGCCGCGGGCGCTCAAGGCGGCCGGATACAAGACGGCCCACGTCGGCAAGTGGCACCTGGGCGGCGGCCGGGACGTGGTCGACGCGCCGAAGTTTGCCGCCTACGGGTACGACATCGGCCTCGGCACCTACGAGAGCCCGGAGCCGCATCCGGACCTGACGACCCAGGACTGGATCTGGTCGGCCGCGGACAAGGTGAAGCGGTGGGACCGGAGCGGGTGGATGGTCGACCGGACACTCGACTTCCTCAAGGCCGACGCGACCGCCCCGTGCTTCGTGAACCTGTGGCTGGACGACCCGCACACGCCCTGGGTGCCGACGGACGACGACCAGCAGCCCGGCAAGGGAGGCAGGACGGTGGGCAAAGGCGACACCCCGAAGCGGCTGGCGGGGGTTCTGACGGAGATGGACCGGCAGGTCGGCCGACTGCTCGACGGGGTGCGGGCGCGGAAGACAAACCGGCCGACGGTGGTGCTGTTCCTGTCGGACAACGGCCCGCTGCCGACGTTCGATCGGAAGCGGACGACCGGCCTCCGGGGGAGCAAGCTGAGCCTGTACGAAGGCGGCATCCGGCTGCCGTTCATCGCCTGGTGCCCGGGGCTCGTCCCGGCGGGTACGACGAACGACACCACGGTCCTCGCGGGCGTGGACCTGTTCCCGACTCTGTGCAGGCTGTGTGGCGCGAAGTTGCCGGACGGGTACGAGCCGGACGGCGAAGACCTGAGTCCGGCACTACTCGGCAAGCCCGCGGCCCGGACCAAGCCGTTGTTCTGGGAGTACGGCCGAAACGACTCGGCGTTCGCCTACCCGGGCAAAAAGACGGAGCGGTCGCCGAACGTGGCCGTGCGGGACGGGAACTGGAAACTGCTGGTGAACGCCAACGGGACCGGAGCCGAGCTATACGACGTGGCGGCCGACCCGAACGAGGCGACCGACCGATCGGCGGCCGAGCCGGTCGTCGCGAAGCGACTGACGGACACGGCCCTGAAGTGGCGGAAGGCGCTGCCGTGA
- a CDS encoding ADP-ribosylglycohydrolase family protein, giving the protein MANRAQTADAIRARFATVEALIAYPQDEIWYTDDTQMAIGVAETLVEHGRIVEDALCRAFVANYVSSRGYARGARMVLNAMEEGRDYRRLAEEYFPGGSFGNGAAMRVAPVGLLFRDDYRRLKAEARAQSTPTHTHPLGIEGAHLLALAVALCTQVAAFDRVAFFAELVAACESAEFRDQIRLAEQSRTVADLAALGNQITALHSVPTAIASFALTPESFAETIGNVILLGGDTDTLAAMAGALSGAYLGASRLPPRLVLLLEASPKGGAYLVKLAHALFDRYEQTPRFPG; this is encoded by the coding sequence GTGGCGAACCGGGCGCAGACCGCGGACGCGATCCGCGCCCGGTTCGCCACCGTCGAGGCCCTGATCGCCTACCCGCAAGACGAGATCTGGTACACGGACGACACGCAGATGGCGATCGGCGTGGCCGAGACGCTCGTCGAACACGGCCGGATCGTCGAGGACGCGCTCTGCCGGGCGTTCGTGGCGAATTACGTCTCGTCCCGCGGGTACGCCCGCGGGGCGCGGATGGTTTTGAACGCGATGGAGGAGGGTCGTGATTACCGCCGGTTGGCGGAGGAGTATTTCCCCGGAGGGTCGTTCGGCAACGGGGCCGCTATGCGGGTCGCGCCCGTCGGCCTGCTGTTTCGCGACGACTACCGGCGGTTGAAGGCGGAGGCGCGGGCGCAATCCACCCCGACGCACACGCACCCACTGGGAATCGAAGGGGCACACCTGCTCGCACTGGCGGTCGCACTTTGCACGCAGGTAGCTGCCTTCGACCGCGTTGCGTTTTTCGCGGAACTCGTCGCCGCGTGTGAGTCGGCGGAGTTTCGCGACCAAATCCGGCTCGCGGAGCAATCAAGGACGGTGGCGGACCTGGCGGCGTTGGGCAACCAGATCACGGCGCTTCACTCCGTGCCCACCGCGATCGCCAGTTTCGCACTGACGCCCGAGTCGTTCGCCGAGACCATCGGCAACGTCATCCTCCTGGGCGGCGATACCGACACGCTCGCGGCGATGGCGGGGGCGCTGTCTGGGGCGTACCTTGGGGCGAGCCGACTGCCGCCACGGTTGGTGCTGTTGTTGGAAGCCAGTCCCAAAGGGGGAGCGTATCTGGTGAAACTGGCACACGCGTTATTTGATCGATACGAGCAGACGCCGCGCTTTCCCGGTTGA
- a CDS encoding DUF1883 domain-containing protein, whose product MNYLHKDLHLSEGEVVEVVLDHPANVQLLDAPNFEQYKQGKPFRYFGGYSKESPVRLTAPSAGQWHIVIDLGGGAGSVRATLRTLSGVTTS is encoded by the coding sequence ATGAACTACCTGCACAAAGATCTACATCTGTCAGAAGGCGAAGTTGTGGAAGTTGTCCTCGATCACCCGGCCAACGTACAGCTCCTGGACGCGCCAAATTTTGAACAATACAAGCAGGGGAAACCGTTCCGTTATTTTGGTGGGTACTCCAAGGAAAGCCCGGTCCGGCTCACCGCCCCGTCAGCGGGCCAGTGGCACATTGTCATCGATCTCGGGGGCGGTGCCGGATCAGTCAGGGCCACGCTTCGCACATTGTCTGGTGTGACGACGTCCTGA
- a CDS encoding sensor histidine kinase, translated as MIFGGWLLVGRGLAPLHKLSDAVSQVSERDFKLPIGKAELSRELVPIHDRLTQTLLALRHAFEREKQAVADISHELRTPLAAMLTTLEVSLRKPRQAEQYRATLVECRDIGKQLGRLVERIMTLAQMDAGTDRVRAEAFDASEVAIDCVALIRPLAVGHGLTLTTDIAPAAYAYADPDRVGEVFRNLLHNAVEYNRPAGTIHMTVAVDPAGGGVHCEVRDTGIGMGPEVTAKIFERFYRADPSRHATGIHSGLGLAIVKEYLDRMGGTIAVESQPWVGTTFRVTLPAARVDEDSTPSETSIAAAS; from the coding sequence GTGATCTTCGGCGGGTGGCTACTCGTCGGCCGCGGCCTGGCGCCACTCCACAAGCTCTCGGACGCCGTCAGCCAGGTGTCCGAGAGGGACTTCAAACTGCCGATCGGCAAGGCCGAACTGAGCCGCGAACTGGTTCCGATCCACGACCGGTTGACGCAGACGTTGCTCGCCCTGCGGCACGCGTTCGAGCGGGAGAAGCAGGCCGTCGCCGACATCTCGCACGAACTGCGCACCCCGCTCGCCGCGATGCTGACGACGCTCGAAGTCTCCCTCCGCAAACCCCGGCAAGCCGAGCAGTACCGGGCCACCCTGGTCGAGTGCCGGGACATCGGCAAGCAACTCGGCCGCCTGGTCGAGCGGATCATGACGCTCGCCCAGATGGACGCGGGGACCGACCGCGTCCGCGCCGAGGCGTTCGACGCCAGCGAGGTCGCGATCGACTGCGTCGCGCTCATCCGCCCGCTCGCCGTCGGCCACGGCCTGACCCTCACGACCGACATCGCCCCCGCGGCCTACGCGTATGCCGACCCGGACCGGGTCGGGGAAGTGTTCCGCAACCTGTTGCACAACGCCGTCGAATACAACCGCCCGGCCGGCACGATCCACATGACCGTGGCCGTTGACCCGGCCGGAGGCGGGGTCCACTGCGAGGTCCGCGACACCGGGATCGGCATGGGCCCCGAAGTCACCGCGAAGATCTTCGAGCGGTTTTACCGGGCCGACCCGTCCCGCCACGCGACCGGCATCCACTCCGGCCTGGGCCTCGCGATCGTCAAGGAATACCTCGACCGGATGGGCGGGACGATCGCCGTCGAGAGTCAACCGTGGGTCGGGACGACGTTCCGGGTGACGTTGCCGGCCGCGCGGGTCGACGAGGATTCCACCCCGTCCGAGACGTCAATCGCGGCCGCGTCGTGA
- a CDS encoding response regulator transcription factor, whose product MRVLLVEDQQPLLKALRQGLEEEGFAVDTAADGEEADVKARTTSYDVIVLDIMLPKVDGLTLLKGWRGSGISTHVLMLTAKGTIEDKVAGLDIGADDYLTKPFELDELLARTRALVRRGHQVKNPQIRLLDLAIDTAARQVTRAGQKIHLTPREYALLEFLAFHRGRVVTRTMIWEHLYDEYDENTSNVVDVYIRYLRNKIDKGFDPPLILTKWGEGYMLRGDESENGEPEVAKTGEKKK is encoded by the coding sequence ATGCGGGTGTTGCTCGTCGAAGACCAGCAGCCACTCCTCAAAGCTCTGCGACAGGGTTTGGAGGAGGAAGGGTTTGCGGTCGACACTGCGGCCGACGGGGAAGAAGCCGACGTCAAAGCGCGGACGACTTCTTACGACGTGATCGTCCTCGACATCATGCTCCCCAAGGTCGACGGGCTCACGCTGCTCAAGGGCTGGCGCGGGTCCGGAATCAGTACCCACGTCCTCATGCTGACGGCCAAAGGGACCATCGAAGACAAGGTAGCGGGGCTGGACATCGGGGCGGACGACTACCTGACCAAGCCGTTCGAACTCGACGAACTCCTCGCCCGGACCCGGGCCCTGGTCCGCCGCGGGCACCAGGTCAAGAACCCGCAAATTCGCCTGCTCGACCTCGCGATCGACACCGCCGCCCGCCAGGTCACCCGCGCCGGCCAGAAGATCCACCTGACGCCGCGGGAATACGCCCTGCTCGAGTTCCTCGCGTTCCACCGCGGGCGGGTCGTCACCCGGACCATGATCTGGGAACACCTGTACGACGAGTACGACGAAAACACGTCGAATGTTGTGGATGTGTACATTCGTTACCTCCGCAATAAGATCGACAAGGGCTTTGACCCGCCGCTCATCTTGACCAAATGGGGCGAAGGGTACATGCTCCGCGGGGACGAGTCCGAAAACGGCGAGCCCGAGGTGGCGAAAACGGGCGAGAAGAAAAAATAA